In Numenius arquata chromosome 1, bNumArq3.hap1.1, whole genome shotgun sequence, the DNA window TCTTCTCACTGGGGTGTAACAAGAGACAATGGACACAagttgcagcaagggaaattcctGTTGGACAGAAGAAAAACCTGTTCCCCTGCGAGGGTGGCTCAACACTGCCACAGGTGCCTTGGGAAATCTGCGTCCTTGGGGATGTTCAGAAATCACCTGGACAAGAcgctgagtaacctggtctagtttAAGAGTtagccctgctgtgagcagggtgTTGGACTTGACACCTCCAGATGTCTTTTCCCACCTAAATCTGTCTGTGAGCTCCTTTGGGCTGTGCATTTTCCCACTGTTTGTAGAACTTGGAGACTGTGTCCTGTTCATCCTCACCAACTTGCTATCCACTCAAAGCAAGGAGCAGATGTGCACCACAGTCCAAAGTATCAAAATCTGCTATTGTAAGGGGATACATCCGGTTCTCTGGCTGTTCCTGTAATGtgctctgctccctctttcctcaTGGATGGTGGTGTAGGTACGTGGCAAGATGAGCAGCGTTGATCTTGAGTTTGACTCACTGTCCCTAATGTTGGATGACATGGAGAAGAATGACCCCTTCAAATCCCGGGTGAGCTCTCCAGAATGTTGCAGGCGGAAGGAGAGATGACTGGTTTGCTGAACAGAGGTAGTGAGAAGGATGCTACTGAAGATTAAAAAGTCTGGATAAACCATAGCACGGAAGTGTTTGTGAAGGACCAGAAAGTGTAGATCTTGAAACTTACCAGGTTTGCTATATATGTAACAGTGTGGGAACTCCTAGCATCGTGGGTCTGGAATAGCTGCTGATTTACTGCTATACACAGCATATTTTCTCTTTCACCTTGCCGATAActgcctgtttctctctgctgcttccctttaCAGATACCTTCAGCATCTACAGGTTCTCTGGAGAAACCATCAGCCCCAAAAGCCCATGTGGAAATACCGTCTGCACCCAGAGATACTCCTCAATCCTTTCCTTCCAAGTTCACTCCAAAGTCAAGTGGAAGCTTATCTTTCAAGCCCCATGGAGTGGATTCGACCCCCTCCCCAAGTGCATGGGTAGCCCCACAGCAATGCAAGGAGCCTCTAGCACCAGTCCCTCCACCCCCGTCTCTCCCTCCTGCTCAGCCTATCCCTAAATTTACCCCACCCGCTGCCATTGGCTCTCCGAAGTCTGGGTCCAAATCAGGTGCCAATGTTCCCATGGCTCCCTCAAACTCTACAAGATACCCTACCTCCTTTCAGACGCAGTTCACAGCCCCTTCACCTTCAGGTCCCTCCTCACGGCCGCAGCCTCCCAATTTCACCTATGCCCAGCAGAGGGAAAAACCCCAAGTGCAGGAGAAGCCACGTCCCACAGAACAACCTACTGCTGCAAAAGACATGGTAAGGGGTAGAGTGGGGACCAGTGTCTTTGGACAGACACAGCGTCACTGGgaatggaggatgaggagggagggtCTGTCCCAGGCTAGGGGAAGCTGTTACCCATCCTGAAAGAGAGATGTAACTAGAGACAGTGGTGGAGAGGAATAGGATTGCATGTAAAGGTGGAAAGAAGCAAACACAGTGGATGGCAGATTGTTCCctagaaagagacagagaggagaaGTAAAGGTGAGAGAAGTAGGTTTATTAGGGACAGGGTCAGAAGGAGTCTGCCTATGTGTCCTGAATGTTTCCTCTTCCTGCAGCATAGACCCACAGGCTCCAGTGCAGATCCACCTAGGGGAAACTCCTGTCTGACCATGAAGGAGGTAGAAGAGCTGGAGATGTTGACCCAGAAGCTAATGAAGGATATGGAGCATCCACCCCCAGCAGAGGCTGCTACTTCTGGTGCGTTCCCTCAGTGGACAGCAGTAGGACTAAGACTGTGATGGGTTTTTATCTCTCCTAATCCCTTTCTTCTTCCATTGCCAGAGCTCTGCGGCTTCTGCCGGAAGCCCCTATCGCGAACCCAGCCAGCTGTGAAGGCCCTGGACTGCCTCTTCCATGTGGAATGCTTCACCTGCTTCAAATGTGAGAAGCAGCTGCAGGGGCAGCAGTTCTACAATGTGGATGAGAAGCCCTTCTGTGAGGACTGCTATGCTGTGAGTCACTGGGATGGAAGCTGCTAGAGAGAGCTGAGCTTGCTGTGGTTgctctctcttgctttcctttcttccttccattttgCCTGTCTGTGTAGTGTAGCCTCCCGGGGTGGGGGCTTGTATTTAATGTGTCTTACTTGTTTCCTTTGGGCTCAGGGGACCTTGGAAAAGTGCAGTGTCTGCAAACAGACCATCACAGACCGGATGCTGAAGGCCACTGGTAACTCATACCATCCCCAGTGTTTCACCTGCGTGATGTGCCGTACCCCTCTTGAGGGGACCTCTTTTATTGTGGACCAGGCCAACCAGCCTCACTGTGTGGATGACTACCACAGGTATGGAGAGAACGTGCACCATGTGTTGTCTGAAAGAAGGCAGATACCCCTCGCACCTGTTTGATTTTGCTGCAATATGGGGTTGAGTTGCCCATGTCATCTGTTGGACATGAGATTAAAAAGGAGTCAGCGATGTATCTCGTAGCAATTGAGGTCTTTTTCCCATCTAAACTTCATTGTGATTTATTACTCCTCTGCTGCTAATACTATTGTACGGCAGTGAGAAACTTGCATAGAATGTCACCATGGTGGTCATGATCTCCTCCCTATTTCTGTGTGTTGCAGGAAGTATGCTCCACGCTGCTCAGTTTGTAGTGAGCCAATCATGCCAGAGCCTGGAAAGGATGAGACAGTGCGTGTGGTGGCATTGGAGAAGAATTTCCACATGAAATGTTACAAGTGTGAGGTAAGCCTGGTGGCCCATGTCTCCCATGCCCATCACCAGCAACTGGGCACCTTTGTTGTCTGTCCTGACCAAACACTAAGGCTGTTTTGAATTAATCTGGAGCATTTTTGAAGCAGGTTCAGAAAAAGATGAGATCATAGCATCGTAGAATatctcgagttggaagggacccattaGACATTCACAGACTACAGGTCCATAAACAAGGACTGTGCGGGGTCGTAGTCTCT includes these proteins:
- the ZYX gene encoding zyxin, translated to MASPGAPGTRMTSTVSINISTPSFYNPQKKFAPVVAPKPKVNPFKAGGASEPSLPPPPGAGAQRAQIGKVGEIPSASTSLLVEDLPPPPPPPPGEETSFSSNCAFPPPPPPFEEPFPPAPEEVFPSPPPPPPPMFDEGPVSMVPAPQIPSASTGSLEKPSAPKAHVEIPSAPRDTPQSFPSKFTPKSSGSLSFKPHGVDSTPSPSAWVAPQQCKEPLAPVPPPPSLPPAQPIPKFTPPAAIGSPKSGSKSGANVPMAPSNSTRYPTSFQTQFTAPSPSGPSSRPQPPNFTYAQQREKPQVQEKPRPTEQPTAAKDMHRPTGSSADPPRGNSCLTMKEVEELEMLTQKLMKDMEHPPPAEAATSELCGFCRKPLSRTQPAVKALDCLFHVECFTCFKCEKQLQGQQFYNVDEKPFCEDCYAGTLEKCSVCKQTITDRMLKATGNSYHPQCFTCVMCRTPLEGTSFIVDQANQPHCVDDYHRKYAPRCSVCSEPIMPEPGKDETVRVVALEKNFHMKCYKCEDCGKPLSIEADENGCFPLDGHVLCIKCHTVRAKTAR